CAGACGGACGAGGGGTACGTCATGCAGTTCGCGGACGTGGCGGTGCTGGAGCACGGGGCCACGCTGTGGCACACGCACTCGGGCGAGCCGATGCGCGCGATCCTCAAGGGCCTGGAGGGCGCGGGCCACCCCCTGCCCGACCTGGTCGTCGCGGACCACGGCTGGGCCGGCTGCGCGGGCCAGCTCGGCATCGACTCGGTCGGCTACGCCGACTGCAACGACCCGGCCCTCTTCCTCGCCGAGTCGGAGGGCACGGTCCAGGTGACGGTCCCCCTCGACGACCACGTCACAAGCCCTCGGTTCTACGACCCGCTGACGGCGTATCTGCTGACTTCCGCCGGTCTGATCTGAGCCATTCCGGACATCCGGAGATCATTTCCAGGTCAAATAAGCGGCAATAAATCGGCAAACGACCACCAAGCGACGGCAAGATCATCGTAAATACCCCGCACGCCAAAACGTCACAGAGGTGACAGAACACCAACTCCCCACCCACACCCGCTGGTTCACCGTTGCTACGTTTCGCCGCGGCCTTGGCATGACCACCCGGGCCCCACCAGGCCCCTGACCTGACCAGCCAGGGCTCACAACAGAACACAAAAACGGGAGAACACAGTGCGGAAGCTGGCAGTAGGCGCCCTCGCAGCGGGCCTTTTCGCCATGGGGGCAGGATCCGCGATCGCCGCCTCGTGGCACACCGTCCCCAGGCTCACCACCGGTGGCGCGGAGTTCAATTCCGGCCAGTACACCTTCTGGCCCTCGGGCACGAAGCACGGTGGCTTCGAGTGGAAGGGCAACCTCAAGGACGCCGACAACGGCGACGGCCACAACGTCTACATGCAGGTGCGCATCGAGGGCTACGACTGGAACCGCTACAACGGCACCCAGAAGAAGTCCGTTCCGCTCGACTACGTCAACTGGAGCGGCGACGAGCTGTACACGCAGGACGCGTACATACGCGTGTGCCGGGACCGGGGCTCCCTGCACCCGGACAACTGCTCGGTGACCAAGCACTACAGCCGGTAGACCCGGCACTGGCCAGGTAGACCAGGCACTGCCGGGCCAGGCAGCGAACTCGCTTGACCCGGGCCCAGGTTGCACACCTGGGCCCGATCGCTTCTTGGGGGAAGCCATCAGTACGTCAGAGATCCTCAGTACGTCAGCGATCCTCTCCGCCACGGGAGTCGACCTCTCCTACGGCAATCAACTCGCCGTGCGTGACGCCCACTTCTCCGTCGCCCCCGGCGAGGTCGCCGCCGTCACCGGACAGAGCGGTTCCGGCAAGTCCTCGCTCCTGTACTGCCTGGCCGGGGTGCTTCCCGCCCAGCGCGGGCAGGTGCGTTTCGAAGGACGGTCGCTCGGTGACCTCGGCGACGAAGAGATCAGCGCACTGCGCCGCGAACGCTTCGGATTCGTCTTCCAGTACGGCGAGTTGCTGCCGGAGCTGACCATCGAGGAGAACACCGCTCTGCCGCTGCGCCTCGCCGGGCAGCGCAAGCAGCCCGCCCTCGCCGCCGCGGGAGCCGTCCTCGAACGGCTCGGGCTCGGCGAGCTGCGCGGCCGCCGCCCCTCCCAGGTCTCCGGCGGCCAGAGCCAGCGCGTCGCCGTCGCGCGGGCCCTGGTCCACCGCCCCGCCGTCGTCTTCGCGGACGAGCCGACCGGCTCCCTGGACAGCGCCAACGCCTCCGCCGTCCTCAAGGAGTTCCTCGACCTGGCCCGCTCCCAGGGCACCGCGGTCGTCCTGGTGACGCACGACCCCGCGGTCGCGGCACAGGCCGACAGCCACTACACGATGTCCGACGGCGTCCTCACCCCCCGGAGCGCGGCGTGAGGGAGTTCCTGCTCGGACTGCGGCTGCTGCTCGGCGCCGGTCGCGGCAACCGCGTACGTTTTCTGCTGATGGCGGCCGGCGGCTCCCTCGGCGTGTGCTGCCTGGCCCTGGTTCTCACCATCCCGGCGATCCTCGACGCCCACGACGGAAGGGCCGCCGCCCGGGCCCTGCGGACCTCCGCCGCCCGCACGACGAGCGCGCCCCTCGTCCTGGAACGCTCGGACCCGCACGGCTCCAAGGCGTTCACCCGCATCTTCGTCGCTCCCGGCACCGCGAAGGACACGGCGGCAGCGGCTCCTCCGGGGCTGCCCCGGCTCCCCGCCCCCGGCGAGGTGTTCGTCTCCCCCCGCGTCCACGACCTGCTGCGTGCCGAACCCGCCCTCAAAGGGCTGCTCCCGGGCACCGAGAAAGGCCTGATCGGCGGCGCGGGCCTCACCGACCCCGACGAGCTGTACGCGTACGTCGGCACCACCCGCGCCGAACTGGCCCACAAAGGACGGGCGTTGACCGGCTTCGACCTCGGCTACGCGCCGACCCCCGCCGTCGACCCCTCCACCCTCACCATCCTCCGCTTCGCCCTCGCCACCCTGGTCCTGCTCCCCCTGGGCGTCTTCCTCTCCGTCTGCGCCCGGCTCTCCGCCGCCAGCCGCACCCGGCGTCTCGCCGCCCTGCGGCTGCTGGGCCTGAGCGCCAAGGGCACCCAGCGTGTGAACGCCGCGGAGACCGTCGTCGCGGCCCTGTTCGGCGCGCTGCTCGGGCTCGGCGAGTACTGGGTCCTCAACCAGGTGATGTCCAGGACCGGGCTGCCCGACCTGAAGTGGTACCCGGCGGACGGCGCCCTGTCCGCGTCCACGATCGCCATCTGCCTGCTCGGCTGCCCGGCGCTCGCCTGGTTCGTCGGCCGGGCGAGTGCGCGCACCGCGGCCGCCAACCCGCTGGCCGCACGCCGCACCGCCGTCCCGCGCCCCCCGTCGAAGTGGGGCGGCCTGCTGCTCGTCACCGGCCTGGGCATCGTCAGCGGCTACTGCGTGACCGGCCTCACCGCCCACCCGGCCTCCAGCGACGGTCCCTCCGCGTTGCTCGTCCCGGCGGGCGTCCTGCTGACCGGCGCCGGCCTCGTACTGACCCTGCCGCTCCTCACGTACGCCCTCGCCCGGGGCCTCGCCGACCGGACCCGCTCCCTGACCCTGAACCTGGCGATGCGCCGCAACGAGGTGGAGCCCGGCAGTACCATGCGGGTCGTCACCGGCCTCGTCCTGCTCGTCTACGCCGCCTCCCTCGCCCAGGGCATCCTGATCGAGGAGAACCAGGTCACCCGGCCGGACAGCCCCGCGCAGGACTACTCGATCGCACTGTCCGGCCTCACCGACCGCCAGCAGCACGACCTCGCCTCGGTGCCGGGTGTCCGCGCGCACGCGCTGACGATGGACTCCTGGACCGACCCGCGCTACTCCGGCTCCGCCGTCCAGTCACGGGCGACCGCCCTCGTCGCCACCTGCGCCCAACTGACGGAACTGGTACGGCACTCAGAGGGCTGTGTGGACGGACGGGTGCTGCGGCTCACCGATCCCGACACGGCCGCGGACCCGGGCGTGCGCGCCGGGGCCACCTTCCCCTACCGCTTCCAGCAGAGTGGCCGGCAGAAGACCTTGTCGATCACCCTGCCGTCCGCCGCGATCGCCTATCGCGCGTACGACCCCTCGGCGGTCGGAGGTGCCGCCGTCCTCGTCCCGCCGTCCGCGCTGCAGGCCGACGCGCGCCCGGCCTCGGCGCAGTACGTGCTGACCAGCGATTCGCAGCCCGACACCGTCCGCCGCGTGCTGGACGGCATCGGAGCCGTGGCACCGACCGCCGACATCAACCCGATCGGCGTCAACATCGACGGGCTGCAGCAGATCGCCGTCATCGAGACGCTGCTGGCACTCGGCATGGTCATGGGTCTGGCCATCGGCATCGCGGCGTTCCTGGTCTCCGTGACGGACCGGGCCGTGGAGCGCCGCGCGCACATCACCGCGCTCTCCCTGATCGGGGCCCGTGCGAGAACCCTGCGAGCCGTGCAGTGCGCCCAGGTCGTCCTGCCGCTGGGCATCGGCCTGGCTCTGGCACTCGTGGCGGGCAAACTGGCCGAGTCCAGCTATCTCGTCACCGGCGGCGGTGCGGTGTTCTGGGACGGTGCCGGCCTCGCGCCGCTCGCTGTCGTCGCCGTGGGCGCGGTGGCGGTGGCCGCGCTCGGCACGCTCCCGCTGATCGGCCGCCGCGTGAACCCGGAGTTGATCCGCCGTGACTGAGCACCCCGGGGCACCCTCACGGCCAAGGGTTCAGGCCCTCTTGGCGGCGTTGGGCGTAGCCCGGTGTCGGGTCGAGGTAGACCCGGCTCACCACGGGGAACGCCTCTCGTAGTCGGGCCTCCGCCTGTTCGCAGGCCCATTCGATCTGGGCGGCGGTCGAGACGTCCCTGAAGTCGACCTTGGCCGCGACCAGCGCCTCGCGCGGTCCCTGTACGAGGGTCGTGAGCTCCAGCACGGCCTCGACGTGCTCCACGGCGAGCAGTTCGGCCCGGATCCGCTCCCGCACCGGTTGGGGGAGCGGGCGGCCGATCAGCAGCTCGGCGTTGGAGCGGCCGAGGACCCAGGCGACGTACAGGAGAAGGAGACCGATGCAGAGAGAGGCTATGCCGTCCCAGACTCCGGATCCGGTGAGCTGTCCGCCGAGCAGGCCGCCCGCCGCGAGGACGAGGCCGATCAGGGCGGCCGAGTCCTCCAGGACCACGGCCTTCACTGCGGTGTCCGGGGTGTACCGGAGGTAGCGCTTGAAGGGTGCCCCCACGCGTTCCGCCTCCCCGCGCGCCTGGCGTACGCCGGTGCGCAGCGAGTAGCTCTCCAGCAGGAAGGCGACCGCGAGCACGATGTACGAGACCAGGGGGTCGCCCGGCTCCTCGCCCGCGACAAGGGTGTGGATGCCGTCGTAGAGGGAGAACACCGCGCCGCCGACGAAGGTGGCGACGGCGGCGAGCATCGCCCAGATGTAGCGCTCGGGGCCGTAGCCGAGCGGGTGGTCCTCGTCGGCCGGTTTCTCGCTGCGCTTCAACGCGGTGAGCAGCAGCAGTTCGGTGACCGTGTCGGCCACCGAGTGCGCGGCCTCGGACAGCATCGCGCTCGATCCGCTGATGACTCCCGCGACCGCCTTGGCCACCGCGATCCCGAGATTGGCGAGGGCGGCGACGATCACCGTGATGGTGCTCTCGCCGCCGCCGTCGTCGTCCTGCCGTCCGGCGCCCGCTTCAGTCATGGCCATGCCCCAGTCTTACCGGGCCGGCCCCCGTCAGTCTCACCGGGCGGGCCCGGTCCTACCGGGGGATGCGGACCACGCCCTCCTGGATCACCGAGATGGCGAGCCGTCCGTCCTGGGTGTAGATGCGGGCCTGGCCGAGGCCGCGGCCTCCGGAGGCGGACGGCGACTCCTGGTCGTACAGCAGCCATTCGTCGGCGCGGAAGGGGCGGTGGAACCACATCGCGTGGTCCAGCGAGGCCCCGACGACGTCCCCGGTCACCCAGCCGCCGCGCCCGTGCGCGAGCAGGATCGAGTCGAGGAGCGTCATGTCGGAGACGTAGGTGGCGAGGACGACATGGAGGAGGGGATCGTCGGCCAGTTTGCCGTTGGTGCGGAACCACACCTGGGAGTGTGGTTCGCGGATCTCGCCGACCGTGCCGTACGGAGGTGCGTCGACGTAGCGCAGGTCGACGGACTCGCGCGCTTCGAGGAGCCGTTCGACGACGACCGGGTCGTTGATGACATCGGCGTACAGCGGCAGCAGTTCGGCGGCCGTGGGCAGCGTCTCCGGGTCGGGCGCGGGCGGCATCGCGGCCTGGTGCTCCATGCCCTCCTCGTACGTCTGGAAGGACGCGGAGAGGTGGAAGATCGGCTGCCCGTGCTGGATGGCGACGACGCGGCGGGTGGTGAAGGAGCGCCCGTCGCGGATGCGGTCCACCGTGTACACGATGGGTGCGCCGGGGTCCCCCGGACGCAGGAAGTACGCGTGCAGGGAGTGCGCGTGCCGGTCCTCGGGGACCGTGCGCCCGGCGGCCACCAGGGCCTGCGCCGCCACCTGCCCGCCGAAGACCCGCGGGACGACGGCGGAGCGGGACTGGCCGCGGAAGATGTCCTGCTCGATCCGCTCCAGGTCGAGCAGATCGAGCAGGGACTCAAGTGCCTGACTCATGCGTCAGTTGTATCGTGCGGTTGTTTCCGGTGATCTTTCGCGGGCCTTACAGGCCCATGTCCTTCGCGATGATCGACTTCATGATCTCGCTGGTGCCGCCGTAGATACGGTTGACGCGGTTGTCCGCGTACAGGCGGGCGATCGGGTACTCGTTCATGAAGCCGTAGCCGCCGTGCAGCTGGAGGCAGCGGTCGATGACGCGGTGCGCGACCTCGGTGCAGAACAGCTTGGCGCTGGCGGCCTCGGCGGGGGTGAGCTCACCCGCGTCGAGGGCTTCGAGCGCGCGGTCGACGACGGCCTCGGCGGCGTCCACCTCGGCCTGGCAGGCGGCCAGCTCGAACTTGGTGTTCTGGAAGTGCGCGACCGGCTTGCCGAAGACGGTGCGCTCCTGCACGTACTCCTTGGCGAACCGGACGGCGGCCTTGGCCTGCGCGTAGGCGCCGAAGGCGATGCCCCAGCGCTCGGAGGCGAGGTTGTGGCCGAGGTAGTAGAAGCCCTTGTTCTCCTCGCCGAGCAGGTCCTCGACCGGGACCTTCACATCGACGAACGCCAGCTCGGCGGTGTCGGAGGTCTTCAGGCCGAGCTTGTCGAGCTTGCGGCCGACGGAGTAACCCTCGGACTTGGTGTCGACGGCGAAGAGGGAGATGCCGAAGCGGCGGTCCTCGGCGGTCGGCGCGGAGGTGCGGGCGCAGACGATGACGCGGTCGGCGTGCACGCCACCGGTGATGAAGGTCTTGGCGCCGTTGAGGACGTAGTGCGTGCCGTCCTCGGAGAGCTTCGCGGTGGTCTTCATGCCCGCGAGGTCGGAGCCGGTGCCCGGCTCGGTCATCGCGAGGGCCCACATCTCCTCGGCGGAGACGAACTTCGGCAGGAACCGCTTCTTCTGCTCGTCGGTGGCGAGCATCTTGATGTACGGCAGACCGAGCAGCACGTGCACACCGGAGCCGCCGAACTGGACACCCGCGCGGGCCGTCTCCTCGTACATCACGGCTTCGAACTTGTACGAGTCGATGCCCGCGCCGCCGTGCTCCTCGTCCACGCGGATGCCGAAGACGCCGAGCTCGGCGAGCTTGTAGTAGAAGTCGCGCGGCGCCTGGCCCGCGGCGAACCACTCGTCGTAGACGGGAACGACCTCGGCCTCTATGAAGGCCCGCAGGGTCTCCCGGAACGCCTCGTGGTCCTCGTTGAACACCGTACGGCGCACCGCCGGCCCTCTCTGCGCCTGAACCGGCGCCGCTCTCGCGGATGTGGTTGCTCGCCGCCGGGGTTGCGCAACGAATGGCTACGACCCCTTGGCTAAGCGCTTGCTCAGCACTCAGGTTACCCGTCGGTCACGACGACCGTCCAGAGTCATCGGCCGCCCTCCCCCATGACGCTCGTCACGCCCCACCCGGCCCGGTCGGCCCGCTCGGGCGAGAGCGCGCGAAGGTCGTCGACCTGTCCCACGATCACGGATCGGGGATCAACGCGCCCATGGACCCCACCACTTGGGCGGCATCGGGTCGGCCGGTGCCGAAGCCGGCTGATCGGGATGGAGGCCGAGCCTGCGCAGGGTGTCGGCGCGCACGCGGACGAGACCGCGCCGTGCCAGTGGCCGTCCGCCCGGACCCCGCACATGAGGTCGATCCGTACATCCCGTACGGCGAAGGGGTCCCAGTCGATGCCCCGGTCCCGCAGTCAAACCGCCATCAGCCGCCCCGGCCGCGGGCGACCGGGGACGTTCTCGAAGCGGAAGAGGGACACCCAGTCGGAAGCCTGTTCGCTCATGGCCATGTCTCCGTTCATGGCCGCCATCATGGCGCTGGGGGCAG
This portion of the Streptomyces mirabilis genome encodes:
- a CDS encoding acyl-CoA dehydrogenase family protein, with amino-acid sequence MRRTVFNEDHEAFRETLRAFIEAEVVPVYDEWFAAGQAPRDFYYKLAELGVFGIRVDEEHGGAGIDSYKFEAVMYEETARAGVQFGGSGVHVLLGLPYIKMLATDEQKKRFLPKFVSAEEMWALAMTEPGTGSDLAGMKTTAKLSEDGTHYVLNGAKTFITGGVHADRVIVCARTSAPTAEDRRFGISLFAVDTKSEGYSVGRKLDKLGLKTSDTAELAFVDVKVPVEDLLGEENKGFYYLGHNLASERWGIAFGAYAQAKAAVRFAKEYVQERTVFGKPVAHFQNTKFELAACQAEVDAAEAVVDRALEALDAGELTPAEAASAKLFCTEVAHRVIDRCLQLHGGYGFMNEYPIARLYADNRVNRIYGGTSEIMKSIIAKDMGL
- a CDS encoding cation diffusion facilitator family transporter, which encodes MAMTEAGAGRQDDDGGGESTITVIVAALANLGIAVAKAVAGVISGSSAMLSEAAHSVADTVTELLLLTALKRSEKPADEDHPLGYGPERYIWAMLAAVATFVGGAVFSLYDGIHTLVAGEEPGDPLVSYIVLAVAFLLESYSLRTGVRQARGEAERVGAPFKRYLRYTPDTAVKAVVLEDSAALIGLVLAAGGLLGGQLTGSGVWDGIASLCIGLLLLYVAWVLGRSNAELLIGRPLPQPVRERIRAELLAVEHVEAVLELTTLVQGPREALVAAKVDFRDVSTAAQIEWACEQAEARLREAFPVVSRVYLDPTPGYAQRRQEGLNPWP
- a CDS encoding FtsX-like permease family protein translates to MREFLLGLRLLLGAGRGNRVRFLLMAAGGSLGVCCLALVLTIPAILDAHDGRAAARALRTSAARTTSAPLVLERSDPHGSKAFTRIFVAPGTAKDTAAAAPPGLPRLPAPGEVFVSPRVHDLLRAEPALKGLLPGTEKGLIGGAGLTDPDELYAYVGTTRAELAHKGRALTGFDLGYAPTPAVDPSTLTILRFALATLVLLPLGVFLSVCARLSAASRTRRLAALRLLGLSAKGTQRVNAAETVVAALFGALLGLGEYWVLNQVMSRTGLPDLKWYPADGALSASTIAICLLGCPALAWFVGRASARTAAANPLAARRTAVPRPPSKWGGLLLVTGLGIVSGYCVTGLTAHPASSDGPSALLVPAGVLLTGAGLVLTLPLLTYALARGLADRTRSLTLNLAMRRNEVEPGSTMRVVTGLVLLVYAASLAQGILIEENQVTRPDSPAQDYSIALSGLTDRQQHDLASVPGVRAHALTMDSWTDPRYSGSAVQSRATALVATCAQLTELVRHSEGCVDGRVLRLTDPDTAADPGVRAGATFPYRFQQSGRQKTLSITLPSAAIAYRAYDPSAVGGAAVLVPPSALQADARPASAQYVLTSDSQPDTVRRVLDGIGAVAPTADINPIGVNIDGLQQIAVIETLLALGMVMGLAIGIAAFLVSVTDRAVERRAHITALSLIGARARTLRAVQCAQVVLPLGIGLALALVAGKLAESSYLVTGGGAVFWDGAGLAPLAVVAVGAVAVAALGTLPLIGRRVNPELIRRD
- a CDS encoding ABC transporter ATP-binding protein; translated protein: MGEAISTSEILSTSAILSATGVDLSYGNQLAVRDAHFSVAPGEVAAVTGQSGSGKSSLLYCLAGVLPAQRGQVRFEGRSLGDLGDEEISALRRERFGFVFQYGELLPELTIEENTALPLRLAGQRKQPALAAAGAVLERLGLGELRGRRPSQVSGGQSQRVAVARALVHRPAVVFADEPTGSLDSANASAVLKEFLDLARSQGTAVVLVTHDPAVAAQADSHYTMSDGVLTPRSAA
- the tesB gene encoding acyl-CoA thioesterase II, whose protein sequence is MSQALESLLDLLDLERIEQDIFRGQSRSAVVPRVFGGQVAAQALVAAGRTVPEDRHAHSLHAYFLRPGDPGAPIVYTVDRIRDGRSFTTRRVVAIQHGQPIFHLSASFQTYEEGMEHQAAMPPAPDPETLPTAAELLPLYADVINDPVVVERLLEARESVDLRYVDAPPYGTVGEIREPHSQVWFRTNGKLADDPLLHVVLATYVSDMTLLDSILLAHGRGGWVTGDVVGASLDHAMWFHRPFRADEWLLYDQESPSASGGRGLGQARIYTQDGRLAISVIQEGVVRIPR